In Nicotiana tabacum cultivar K326 chromosome 21, ASM71507v2, whole genome shotgun sequence, one DNA window encodes the following:
- the LOC107813959 gene encoding LOW QUALITY PROTEIN: sugar transport protein 8-like (The sequence of the model RefSeq protein was modified relative to this genomic sequence to represent the inferred CDS: inserted 1 base in 1 codon): MANAQTNNSKITIYVLSCWIFAAFGGLMFGYDIGISGGVSGMDDFLLKFFPHVYERKLHAKENNYCKYDDQLLQLFTSSLYLSALVASFFASKAATKLGRRPTIFMAAMFFIGGAALSAAADNRWMLIFGRILFGIGVGFGNETVPLFLTEVAPIQHRGAVNILFQLFVTIGIFIANLXNYGTSMIHPNGWRMSLGFAAVPAMVLLIGSFVITDTPTSLIERGKEVQGKAALKKIRGVSDVESEYQEIVAACEQAKQVKHPFRNLAKAASIPPLLIAILLQIFQQFTGINAIMFYAPVLFQTMGFKTDGSLLSSVITGLVNVGSTFVSIYLVDKVGRRKLLLQACCQMLISQVAIGAILATNLRETGTLDKKLAAVVVFLVCTYVMSFAWSWGPLGWLIPSETFPLETRTAGFAFAVSTNMLFTSLIAQAFLTMLCTMQAYIFFFFSGWIVVMGLFVIFLLPETKGIPIDSMVESVWMKHPVWKKLF, translated from the exons atggCGAATGCTCAAACAAATAATTCTAAAATAACAATTTATGTGCTCTCTTGTTGGATTTTTGCTGCCTTTGGTGGTCTCATGTTTGGTTATGATATTGGTATTTCAG GAGGAGTTTCAGGCATGGATGATTTCTTGCTAAAATTTTTCCCACATGTTTATGAAAGAAAGTTACATGCAAAAGAGAACAACTACTGTAAATATGATGATCAACTTCTCCAACTCTTCACTTCATCCTTATATTTATCGGCTCTCGTCGCGAGTTTTTTCGCGTCGAAAGCCGCCACTAAATTAGGAAGAAGACCAACCATTTTCATGGCTGCTATGTTTTTCATCGGCGGAGCCGCCCTGAGCGCCGCCGCTGATAACAGATGGATGCTCATTTTTGGTAGAATTTTATTTGGTATTGGTGTTGGCTTTGGAAATGAG ACAGTTCCACTATTTCTGACTGAAGTAGCACCAATCCAACACAGAGGAGCAGTGAATATTCTTTTCCAACTATTTGTAACAATAGGAATATTCATAGCAAATC GTAACTATGGAACTTCAATGATTCATCCAAATGGTTGGAGAATGTCACTTGGATTTGCAGCTGTTCCAGCTATGGTTCTACTTATTGGTTCCTTTGTCATCACTGACACCCCCACGAGTCTAATTGAGCGCGGCAAAGAGGTACAGGGCAAGGCCGCGCTCAAAAAGATTAGGGGTGTCAGTGACGTGGAATCTGAATACCAAGAAATTGTCGCGGCCTGTGAACAAGCTAAGCAAGTGAAACATCCATTCAGAAACTTAGCTAAGGCTGCTAGTATTCCACCACTTTTGATCGCGATTTTGTTGCAAATCTTCCAACAATTTACTGGAATCAATGCCATTATGTTTTACGCGCCTGTTCTTTTCCAAACTATGGGTTTTAAGACCGATGGTTCGCTTCTATCCTCTGTTATTACTGGACTTGTTAATGTTGGAAGTACATTTGTTTCCATCTATCTTGTTGATAAGGTTGGAAGAAGAAAATTGCTCCTCCAGGCTTGTTGTCAAATGTTAATTTCTCAg GTTGCAATTGGAGCTATTTTAGCAACAAATTTGAGGGAGACAGGAACATTGGACAAGAAACTAGCAGCAGTAGTAGTGTTTCTGGTGTGCACGTATGTAATGTCGTTCGCGTGGTCATGGGGACCGCTCGGGTGGCTAATTCCAAGTGAGACATTCCCATTGGAAACAAGAACGGCTGGTTTTGCATTCGCGGTCAGTACTAACATGCTCTTCACTTCCCTCATTGCACAGGCATTCTTGACAATGCTGTGCACAATGCAAGcctatattttcttcttcttctccggATGGATCGTCGTTATGGGATTGTTTGTTATCTTCCTTTTGCCTGAAACAAAGGGAATTCCAATTGATTCTATGGTGGAAAGTGTTTGGATGAAGCATCCTGTTTGGAAGAAACTATTCTAG